TATTCCATTCGATCGTTGTCGAACGGCGGCCGGCGCCCGTCGCGCCCAGCACACGCTCGGCCAGCAATATGTCGAAGTTCGATATCCTGCCGCTCGACCGCACGCGGCCGATCGCCCAGCCCGCAGGCCCGGCTTCGCCCGACAGCCCCGAACAGATCGCCGACGACAGGCGCCAGGCCTGCTCGTCACCATGCGCAAGGCCCGCGGGAACATAGGGACACATGCCCGCCGGGTCGGCGTTGGCAAGATAGGTCTGCTGTGCCGCGGCGACCAGGCGCGGGCTCGCGCGGTCATAGTCGACCGACTGGACGATCCGGCGCGCCGTGATCGATTCGCCCATGCGCAGCAGCAACGAAGCACGGTCGGCGGCAAGGTCGGCACCGTTGATCGTCTCGGGCGTGTCGATCGCCGACGCGAGCGAGCGGCGGAGCAATATCTGGCCCCAGCGCGAGGCAAGCTGGCCATTCGTCTTGCGCATGATTGCAGCGGCATATTGCCCGCGTACGCCAAAGGCATCGGGAGCCAGCCCGCCCGTTTCGGGCGTCAGCGGCCCGATCCGGGTGAGCAGACGGCGCGCGCCCGGCGGCAGGTCATATTTCAATCCGCCTGCTTCGGCTTCTTCGCCTTCCTCACCCTCTTCGCCATCTTCGGCGGGTGCACTGACGCTCGAAGCCCCGATCGTCGGCGCGACGGGCGGTGGGGTGCTGCCATTTGCGGGCGCCGAACTCGGCGTCGGGGTTGCGGTCGGCGATGGCGTCGGGGCTGGGCGCGGCGCGGGCGTCTCGGCGGGGTTGCCAAAGCCCTCGGGCAACAAGGATTCCTGCGCGAGCGCGGGCAGGACCAGCACGGCTGCGAGCGCGGTGCCCGAAAGGCCCAACGTCAGCGAGAGCGTTTTCATCTTCATCGCACTTCGCTTTCGGGCGCAACACGCCGGGGCGGCGCGCTTGGGGCAATCTCGTCGGTCACATCCACCTCAATCATTCGCGGCTCGATCGGCCGGTCTTTTCGCCGCAGGCAGTAAAGCATTGTCCCGCGCGGCACGGGCGGTATAGCCGCGCGGACCATGTCGCGAAACCCGAAAAGCCCGGGCCCCGTTTCTTCGGGCGCCGTCCCCGCGTCGATCCGCGACCGGTCGATCGTGCTCGTCGGGCTGATGGGGTCGGGAAAGTCGACGATCGGCCGCCGCCTCGCGCAACGCCTGGGCATGCGCTTCGCCGATGCCGACGACGAAATAGAGCGCGCGGCGGGCATGACGATATCCGATATTTTCGCGCGTTTTGGCGAGGCGCATTTTCGCGACGGCGAACGCCGCGTGATTTCGCGCCTGCTGGGCGAAAAGCCGATGGTGCTCGCGACGGGCGGTGGCGCGTTCGTCAATGAAGAGACGCGCACCCTGATCCTCCGCGACAGCCTGTGCATCTGGCTCGACGCCGATATCCCGACATTAGTCGAGCGCGTCGGCCGCCGCAGCCACCGCCCGCTGCTCAGGAACCGCGATCCTGGCGAAGTGCTGCGCGAACTGGCGGCGGTCCGCAATCCCATCTATGCCGAAGCGCATCTTCGCATCAGTTCGGCAAGCACGCCGCACGACCATACGGTGCGCGCGATCCTGGAGGCCCTGTCAAAGTGGGAAAATCCGAAATGGAAAGCCTGACCGTTGACCTCGGCAGCCGCAGCTACCCGATATTGATCGGCGACGGACTGATCCGCGAGATCGGCGCGCATGTCGCACCGCTGCTGAAACGCCCGCGCACGATGATCGTCACCGACAGCCATGTCGCGGACCATTATCTGATCCCGCTCGGCACGTCGCTGGCGATGGAGAATATCTCTTTCTCCTCCTTCGTCCTCGAACCGGGTGAAGGAACGAAAAGCTGGGCCGGGCTCGCGCGGCTGACCGAATGGCTGATCGGTGAAGGGGTGGAGCGCGGCGATCATGTCATCGCTCTGGGCGGCGGCGTGATCGGCGACCTCGTCGGATTCGCCTGCTCGATCGTAAAGCGCGGCTGCAATTTCATCCAGGTGCCGACCACCTTGCTGGCGCAGGTCGACAGCAGCGTCGGCGGCAAGACCGCGATCAACGTGCCCGCGGGCAAGAACCTCATCGGTGCCTTCCATCAGCCCGCCTTGGTCGTGATCGACCCGACAACGCTCGAAACGCTGCCGCGCCGCGAACTCGGCGCGGGCTATGCCGAGGTCGTCAAATATGGCCTGATCGACGACGCCGATTTCTTCGCATGGTGCGAAAACCATGGCGCGGCGCTGCTCGCGGGCGACAGCGCGGCACGCCACAAGGCGATTGCGCACAGCGTCGCGGCCAAGGCGCGGATCGTCGCTGCCGACGAGCGCGAGACGCAGGATATTCGCGCGCTGCTCAACCTCGGACACAGCTTCGGCCACGCGCTCGAGGCTGAAACGGGCTATTCGGACCGGCTGCTCCATGGCGAAGCCGTCGCGGCGGGCATGGTGCTCGCGCATCAATTCTCTGCCGCGAACGGTCTTTGCACCGCCGCAGACGCCGAACGCGTGCGCGCGCATCTGGCAAGCGTCGACCTTCCGCACAGCCTTGCCAGCGCCGGAGTCAACACCGATGGCGCGACCCTCGCCGGCCATATGGCGCATGACAAAAAGGTCCGCGGCGGCAAGCTGCCGCTGATCCTGACCCGCGGCATTGGGCAGAGCTTCGTCACCGAGGACTACGGCCTCGATGCGGTGGCGGCATTCCTCGACCGCTGAAGGGGGCGCAGCGAGAGTCAGGTCGGTCAAGCGAACGTACACTTTCGACCGGAAGTCGCCATTTGCGCAGCCATGGTCGATGTCGCGTATGGGCGCCCAACCGCACGGCGCAGCCATCGTGTGAAAGGGGTTTTTAGTTTAGTTTGGCTAGCGCAGTAATCGACATTGCAGGTGAAACGAAGTGAAGCTGCCATTTATCGTTGGGACTGCGCTGATGATGACGGGTTGTCAGGTCTCCGAACCGGAGCGGCCTCGCTTTATCCCAATAGCCTCCCTTTCAAACGAGCAGCTCTGGAGCGTCGGGGTTCGGTATGGCGCCATTCAGGAACTCATGTGCGAGAACATCGCGCGGCCCGATGCCGAGCGGTTGCTGGATCAGCGCTATGGGGCGCAAGAGCGTCGCATTGCTGAGCGCCTAGGCGAGAAGACGGCAGAGGAAATTATTCTCACTCTGCCGCCATGCTCTTTTTTTCGCGGAGCCACGGATCGCTACGCGGACAGCCTACGCGAGCTGGGAAAGCGTCTTACGATGTTTTAACCGGGTTACGGACCGCTGCCTCTAAGCCCCCGCCCCGCTGCCCTTGCGGGTTTCGCTATTACGGCGGGAATCGACCGGTTGCTGCCGTTGCAGGTGTGTGCCCCGCCGAAGGCCGGGGTCCAGAGCGCAACGAGCAGAGGTCGGCTCTCTGAAGCCCTGGGCCCCGGCCTTCGCCGGGGTGCGCAAATGGGAAACGACCGGTTGCCGACCAATCCTTTTTCGTCACCCCGGACTTGATCCGGGGTCCCGCTTGAAATCGAAGTCAGTCAGCGCGCCAAAAAGCGGGATCCCGGGTCAAGCCCGGGATGACGAGAGCGAAGAAACGACCGGACACTAACGACGGTATTGTGTGCCCCGGCGAAGGCCGGGGTCCAGGGCGGCGATCCGCACAGCTCGGCTTTCCAGAGCCCTGGGCCCCGGCCTTCGCCGGGGTACAACATAGTAGCAAACGTCCGCTCACCACCCCAAAACAGACATCACCTTCAAAATAGGTCTTTCCTACATTATCCGGCTATGCCAGCCTTCATCCGGCTCTTTCATTCGGTGAACAAAAAGGTGGTCGCTGCCCGAATTGCGGGTGCGACCATGATCGGACGTGCCGCGCACATCCAGCACCCCGCGACTTGCAAATCGGGGCGCTCATAGGGCTGAACTTTCCTGAACTTTGGAATATTGCGCGGCCCTTGCGCCGATCCGATCCGGATACAGCCGGGCGAAGTTCCGCGCTTCGCTTTGGCGGCGGACATCAGGATGCGTTCGACAATGGCGTCAAACTCTTCCCTGCCCATCGGGTGGAGCGAATCGTAGCTGGTGACGCTGTCCGGCCACCGTCCATGCCCCTCGCCCGACAAATATAGCTGCCGGCTACGGTCTCGACCTCTTTGGCGGTTGAGCGATCGCTGCCTATGAAACGAGGCTGATGCATGACCGACGTCTATCGAAGCCAATATCCTCTATCCCCCCAAGCCGTCGTCTCCGTCACGCCGCCTTTTTTGCTTTCGGCGCCGGCGTCTTGGGCTTGTAACGGCAGAGGTCGTCGACCGGACACCGCCAGCATTCGGGGGTGCGCGCCTTGCAGATATAGCGGCCGTGGAGGATCAGCCAGTGATGCGCGCCGACGCGGAAGGGCGCGGGCGTGTTTTTTTCGAGCTGCTTTTCGACCGCAAGAACCGTCTTGCCCGGCGCAAGACCCGTGCGATTTCCGACGCGGAAGATATGGGTGTCGACCGCGAAGGTCTCGGCCCCGAAGGCACAGTTCATCACGACATTGGCGGTCTTGCGCCCGACGCCGGGCAACTCGACCAGCGTGTCGCGGTCGGCGGGCACCTCACCGTGAAACTCGCGGACGAGGATTTCGCTGAGCGCGATGACATTCTTTGCCTTGCCGTTGAACAGCCCGATCGTCTTGATGTGCTGCTTCAGCCCCTCCTCGCCAAGGTCGAGCATTTGCTGGGGGGTCTTTACCTCCTGAAACAGTTTCCGCGTCGCCTTGTTCACGCCGACATCGGTCGCCTGCGCCGACAGCACGACCGCGACGAGCAACTGATACGTGTTGTCGAACTCCAGCTCGGTCTCCGGACTTGGGTTAAGCTCGGCAAGCCGACGATAAAATTCGAAGATATCGGCCTTTTTCATGGCGGTCAGTTCAGCCCCAGCACCTGCGGCATCGTATAACGCTCGGGCTTCTGGTTCATCAGCCACAGCGCCGCTCGCACCGCGCCGCGCGCGAAGATCATGCGATTCTCGGCGCGGTGCGATAGGGTGATCACCTCTTCGTCGCCTGCGAAAATCACGTCATGGTCGCCCGCGACCGTGCCGCCGCGCAGGCTTGCGAAGCCGATATTGCCGCGCCCGCGCGCGCCGGTGAGGCCATCGCGGCCGCGTTCGGAGGCGGTGTCGAGATCGATCCCGCGCCCTTCGGCCGCAGCTTGCCCCAACAGCAGCGCGGTGCCGCTCGGCGCGTCGACCTTCATCCGGTGGTGCATCTCGACGACCTCGATATCCCAACCGGCGTCGAGCCGCGTCGCCGCCTCGCGCACCAGATGCGCAAGCAGGGTGACGCCCAGCGACGTATTGCCCGTCTGAAGCACCGCGATGTCCTTCGCAGCATCGTCGATCAGCCAATGGTGGCGCTCCTCGAGCCCGGTCGTACCGATGACGATCGGGGTTTTCGCGGCAACGCAGGCGTCGAGCGTCGCCTCAAGCCCGGCTGGCGAAGAGAAATCGACGAGCACGTCGGCATCGCTGGCGAGCTTCAGGACGTTGCCGCCCTTGTCGACGCCGATATGCTGCTGCCCCGCCTCGGATATCGCGGCCGCGAGCGCCACGCCCATCCGGCCTTCGCTGCCGATAATCCCGATGCTGGTCATGATGCGTCCCCTTGCTTTCGCTCCCCCTTAGCCGTTCGTGTCGAGCGAAGTCGAGATGCCCGTCGGCCAGACATGCCATCAGCGTGTCTCGACTTCGCTCGACACGAAGGGATAGATAGGAGGGATGAGCAGCATACAGAATATCGTCATCCTGACCGGCGCCGGCGTTTCGGCCGAAAGCGGCATCGATACCTTTCGCGATGGCGGCGGCCTGTGGGAACAGCATCGTGTCGAAGACGTGGCGACGCCCGAAGCGTTCGCGCGCGATCCCGACCTTGTCCTCCGTTTCTATGACATGCGGCGCGAAGCCATCCAGACGAAGGCGCCCAATGCCGCACACAAGGCGCTCGCACGGCTCGATGCCGAGTGGTCGGGCGAGCTGCTGATCGTCACGCAAAATGTCGACGATCTCCACGAGCGGGCGGGGGCGAAGCGGCTGATCCATATGCACGGCGAACATCTGAACGCCTGGTGCACCGGATGCGACACACGCGTGCCTTGGACGGGCCCGCTGCTTGACCGGCCGGCGTGTCCGGCGTGCGGCGCGGTCGGCCTGCTCCGGCCCGACATCGTGTGGTTCGGCGAGATGCCGTATCGGATGGAGGATATTTATCGTGCGCTGAACCGCGCCGACCTGTTCGTCTCGATCGGCACGTCGGGTGCCGTCTATCCCGCCGCGGGTTTTGTGCGCGAGGCGCGCGCATCGGGCGCGCGTACGCTTGAACTCAATATGGAACCAAGCCAGGGCAGTTACTGGTTCGACGAGACGCGCCAGGGCCCGGCGACGCAGCTTGTGCCCGAATGGGTCGAGCAAATGCTGGGCAATTAGGTCCTCCGCGCACAAGGCAGAGGCGGCGGGGGGGCACGGAGGCGGCGACTGGACGTTGTCGATAGAGACGTGCACCAAGGCGAAAGCCGGGGGACACAGAATTGCAACGCCATCTATGCGCTTTTTCGCATTGCCCCCCACTTTCGCTGGCGTGCACATAGGAACTGCTAACGGCAGCGCGTCAGACCCAAGCCGACGCCCCTTCCCCGCACGTCCTTTCCGCTAACCAGCTGCCTGCGATTTCCGCCGGCCTGATGACGCGGCAATCAGCCCTCGGTCTTCAGGCCCATCGCCTCATCTTCTTCGCGCGCGGCTTTCGCTTCCAGCCGTTTGCGGCGGAATTTTTCGAGCACACTGTCGGCCTCGCGCCCGCCGCCCGGTTTGAAGCGATGATCCATGCCCGCCGAAATATCGCCCTCGTCGATCTGCGCCTGCAGTCGCGTCTCGTCGAGATGGCGGAGCGTCGCCTCGACATCTTCCATCTCGCGCGGGTCGACGTCGAGATAGCGCAGCGCCGTGAGACCCATCGCGACCGAGCTTTCAAAGACCTCGCGAACAACCCCGTCGACCCCTGCCCCGTCGATCGCCAGCAATTGGCGCCGGTCGAACACGCGCATCAGGACTTTCGCGTTGGGAAAGGCGTCGACC
This sequence is a window from Sphingopyxis sp. USTB-05. Protein-coding genes within it:
- a CDS encoding shikimate kinase translates to MSRNPKSPGPVSSGAVPASIRDRSIVLVGLMGSGKSTIGRRLAQRLGMRFADADDEIERAAGMTISDIFARFGEAHFRDGERRVISRLLGEKPMVLATGGGAFVNEETRTLILRDSLCIWLDADIPTLVERVGRRSHRPLLRNRDPGEVLRELAAVRNPIYAEAHLRISSASTPHDHTVRAILEALSKWENPKWKA
- the aroB gene encoding 3-dehydroquinate synthase, with protein sequence MESLTVDLGSRSYPILIGDGLIREIGAHVAPLLKRPRTMIVTDSHVADHYLIPLGTSLAMENISFSSFVLEPGEGTKSWAGLARLTEWLIGEGVERGDHVIALGGGVIGDLVGFACSIVKRGCNFIQVPTTLLAQVDSSVGGKTAINVPAGKNLIGAFHQPALVVIDPTTLETLPRRELGAGYAEVVKYGLIDDADFFAWCENHGAALLAGDSAARHKAIAHSVAAKARIVAADERETQDIRALLNLGHSFGHALEAETGYSDRLLHGEAVAAGMVLAHQFSAANGLCTAADAERVRAHLASVDLPHSLASAGVNTDGATLAGHMAHDKKVRGGKLPLILTRGIGQSFVTEDYGLDAVAAFLDR
- the nth gene encoding endonuclease III, with protein sequence MKKADIFEFYRRLAELNPSPETELEFDNTYQLLVAVVLSAQATDVGVNKATRKLFQEVKTPQQMLDLGEEGLKQHIKTIGLFNGKAKNVIALSEILVREFHGEVPADRDTLVELPGVGRKTANVVMNCAFGAETFAVDTHIFRVGNRTGLAPGKTVLAVEKQLEKNTPAPFRVGAHHWLILHGRYICKARTPECWRCPVDDLCRYKPKTPAPKAKKAA
- the dapB gene encoding 4-hydroxy-tetrahydrodipicolinate reductase, with product MTSIGIIGSEGRMGVALAAAISEAGQQHIGVDKGGNVLKLASDADVLVDFSSPAGLEATLDACVAAKTPIVIGTTGLEERHHWLIDDAAKDIAVLQTGNTSLGVTLLAHLVREAATRLDAGWDIEVVEMHHRMKVDAPSGTALLLGQAAAEGRGIDLDTASERGRDGLTGARGRGNIGFASLRGGTVAGDHDVIFAGDEEVITLSHRAENRMIFARGAVRAALWLMNQKPERYTMPQVLGLN
- a CDS encoding NAD-dependent deacylase, with the protein product MSSIQNIVILTGAGVSAESGIDTFRDGGGLWEQHRVEDVATPEAFARDPDLVLRFYDMRREAIQTKAPNAAHKALARLDAEWSGELLIVTQNVDDLHERAGAKRLIHMHGEHLNAWCTGCDTRVPWTGPLLDRPACPACGAVGLLRPDIVWFGEMPYRMEDIYRALNRADLFVSIGTSGAVYPAAGFVREARASGARTLELNMEPSQGSYWFDETRQGPATQLVPEWVEQMLGN
- a CDS encoding F-box-like domain-containing protein, which translates into the protein MPAEISPSSICACSRVSSRWRSVASTSSISRGSTSR